TTTTTTGTAACAGCTATCACGTCTGGTTTAATCGCCTTAACCAGATCAAAATAGTCTTTATCTGAATTCATCTCGTTTAGGAGAATTACGTAATCTACACATATAAGTTCACTAAGAATTTCAGCTCGAATTTGTTGATTGAAAATTGGCCGACTCTTTCCTTTAAGTCTTTGCACAGTAGTGTCACTTTCCAGCGCTACAATTAATATGTCACCATATTTTTTGGCTTCTTTTAGAAACTTTATGTGCCCATAGTGGAGAAGGTCAAATACACCTCCAGCTAAAACTAGCTTCTTATTACTGGGTATTTGATCAAGCTTAATAATTTTATTCATACTTTAAGCTCCAGTCCCCCGCAAATACACCGCTTGCCAAGGTCTGAAATTAGAGAAAAATGTTCTACTGGTAAGAGTTTCACCATTTCTGGTAACTGTGTAATCAAAGGCAACTTTCGATCCCCAAGCGGCAAAGTCTACCTGTTTAACAGATCCAACAGGGAGTGATGGATCGTCCTGATAAAGTGGTTCTGGAGGCGATTGCTGATCCCAGACACGGTGATTTGAGATAGTAGTTTCTCTCCCATCAGAAGTACCATAAATTTCATA
The window above is part of the Candidatus Roizmanbacteria bacterium CG_4_9_14_0_2_um_filter_38_17 genome. Proteins encoded here:
- a CDS encoding glycerol-3-phosphate cytidylyltransferase → MNKIIKLDQIPSNKKLVLAGGVFDLLHYGHIKFLKEAKKYGDILIVALESDTTVQRLKGKSRPIFNQQIRAEILSELICVDYVILLNEMNSDKDYFDLVKAIKPDVIAVTKNDPQLDNKRKQAAGIGGELKIVTDQINTPSTSKLAQILKVE